Proteins found in one Rhodobacteraceae bacterium D3-12 genomic segment:
- a CDS encoding 3-hydroxybutyryl-CoA dehydrogenase, with translation MDIKKVGVIGAGQMGNGIAHVMALAGYDVLLNDVSSEALEAATGRIERNMGRQAGRGLITDEEMMAGLKRIKPTQDLPELGTSDLVIESATENEAIKNKILEGLVPHLAEHTILTSNTSSISITRLASRTDRPEKFMGFHFMNPVPLMKLVELIRGIATDQPTYDACFAVVERLGKTAASAEDYPAFIVNRILIPMINEACYALYEGVGNVASIDNAMKLGANHPMGPLELGDFIGLDTCLAIMHVLHDGLADTKYRPCPLLTKYVEAGWLGKKTGRGFYDYRGDAPVPTR, from the coding sequence ATGGACATCAAGAAAGTCGGCGTAATCGGAGCGGGGCAAATGGGCAACGGGATTGCTCATGTGATGGCGCTGGCGGGGTATGATGTGCTGCTCAACGATGTCAGCAGCGAGGCGCTTGAGGCGGCGACCGGGCGGATCGAGAGAAACATGGGCCGCCAAGCCGGGCGCGGGCTGATCACCGACGAAGAGATGATGGCCGGGTTGAAGCGGATCAAGCCGACGCAGGATCTGCCCGAGCTGGGCACCAGCGATCTGGTGATTGAAAGCGCGACCGAGAATGAGGCGATCAAGAACAAGATCCTTGAGGGGTTGGTGCCGCATCTGGCCGAGCATACGATCCTGACCTCGAACACGTCGTCGATTTCGATTACCCGGCTGGCAAGCCGGACGGATCGGCCGGAAAAATTCATGGGGTTCCATTTTATGAACCCCGTGCCGCTGATGAAGCTGGTCGAGTTGATCCGTGGAATTGCGACGGACCAGCCGACTTATGACGCCTGTTTCGCGGTGGTCGAACGGCTGGGCAAGACTGCGGCGAGCGCCGAGGATTATCCCGCGTTCATCGTTAACCGCATCCTGATCCCGATGATCAACGAGGCGTGTTATGCGCTTTATGAAGGGGTGGGCAATGTGGCGTCGATCGACAACGCGATGAAGCTGGGTGCAAACCATCCGATGGGGCCGCTTGAGCTGGGTGATTTTATCGGGCTCGATACCTGTCTGGCGATCATGCATGTGTTGCATGACGGTTTGGCGGATACGAAATACCGCCCCTGCCCGCTGTTGACGAAATATGTCGAGGCTGGCTGGCTGGGCAAGAAGACGGGCCGTGGGTTTTACGACTATCGCGGTGATGCGCCCGTGCCGACGCGCTAA
- a CDS encoding DUF6473 family protein, translating to MTFENLGSGLLDYNPCRYGDSKLVFRGPLRKLDEGYLTFIGGTETYGKFIADPFPALVETALGKPCVNFGQPNAGVDVFLNDEIVLSIAAKASTTVVQVMGAHNLTNRFYSVHPRRNDRFLRASALMRSVFRDVDFTDFHFTRHMLASLAAIAPERFALIIQEVQQAWLARMEFLLSKLGSDVILLWLADHTPEKATDLTKVRDDPFAVERWMIERLRPRVRDVVEVVASPKALARGVKGMVFSEFESPAAQGMLGPAAHDETALALLGKL from the coding sequence ATGACCTTTGAGAACTTGGGGAGCGGGCTCCTTGACTATAACCCGTGCCGATATGGTGACAGCAAACTGGTGTTTCGCGGACCTCTGCGCAAGCTTGACGAAGGGTATCTAACCTTCATCGGAGGGACAGAAACCTACGGCAAATTCATCGCCGATCCTTTTCCGGCTCTGGTCGAAACCGCGCTGGGAAAGCCTTGCGTGAATTTCGGACAGCCAAACGCCGGGGTCGATGTTTTTCTGAATGATGAAATTGTGCTTTCTATCGCGGCCAAGGCCAGCACCACGGTGGTGCAGGTCATGGGGGCGCATAACCTGACCAACCGGTTCTATTCGGTGCATCCGCGCCGCAATGACAGGTTTCTGCGTGCCTCGGCCCTGATGCGCTCGGTGTTTCGTGATGTGGATTTTACCGACTTCCACTTTACGCGCCATATGCTGGCCAGTCTGGCCGCCATCGCGCCAGAGCGGTTTGCGCTGATCATTCAAGAGGTGCAGCAGGCCTGGCTGGCGCGGATGGAGTTTCTTTTGTCCAAGCTCGGCTCAGACGTCATATTGCTCTGGCTTGCGGATCACACGCCTGAAAAGGCAACCGACCTGACCAAGGTCCGCGATGATCCCTTCGCGGTTGAACGCTGGATGATCGAACGGTTGCGCCCGCGCGTGCGCGACGTGGTCGAGGTGGTGGCAAGCCCCAAGGCCCTCGCGCGTGGGGTCAAGGGCATGGTCTTTTCGGAATTCGAATCCCCGGCGGCACAGGGCATGCTTGGCCCCGCCGCCCATGACGAAACCGCGCTGGCATTGCTTGGCAAGCTTTAA
- a CDS encoding FAD-binding protein has protein sequence MAVLLLAEVNNGELAMDATAKAVTAAKALGDVTVLAAGASAAAAGEAAAKIDGVAKVLVAEDASLGHRLAESTAATIVALAGDYEHIVAPATTDAKNVMPRVAALLDVMVLSDVSGVVDANTFERPIYAGNAIQTVKSSDAKKVITFRTSTFDAAGEGGSASVETASAAADPGLSSWVEDKVAESDRPELTSAGVVVSGGRGVGSEDDFKLIEQLADKLGAAVGASRAAVDSGYAPNDWQVGQTGKVVAPDLYVAVGISGAIQHLAGMKDSKIIVAINKDEEAPIFQVADYGLVADLFTAVPELIEKL, from the coding sequence ATGGCAGTTCTTCTTCTTGCAGAAGTCAACAATGGCGAACTGGCGATGGACGCCACCGCCAAGGCCGTCACCGCCGCGAAGGCATTGGGTGACGTCACCGTTTTGGCCGCGGGCGCAAGCGCCGCAGCGGCGGGCGAAGCCGCCGCCAAGATCGACGGCGTGGCCAAGGTTTTGGTTGCCGAAGACGCGAGCCTCGGCCACCGTCTTGCGGAATCGACCGCGGCGACCATCGTGGCGCTGGCCGGGGATTACGAACATATCGTCGCCCCCGCCACCACCGACGCCAAGAACGTGATGCCGCGCGTGGCCGCTCTTCTTGATGTGATGGTGCTGTCGGATGTGTCCGGCGTTGTCGATGCCAACACGTTTGAGCGCCCGATTTATGCCGGGAACGCGATCCAGACGGTGAAATCGTCGGATGCCAAGAAGGTCATCACCTTCCGCACATCGACGTTTGACGCCGCTGGTGAGGGTGGGTCTGCATCGGTTGAAACCGCGTCGGCGGCTGCTGATCCGGGCCTGTCGAGCTGGGTTGAAGACAAGGTGGCCGAAAGCGACCGCCCTGAGCTTACCTCGGCTGGTGTGGTTGTATCCGGTGGTCGCGGTGTCGGCTCGGAAGATGACTTTAAGCTGATCGAGCAACTGGCTGACAAGCTGGGCGCTGCTGTTGGTGCTTCGCGCGCTGCGGTTGACTCGGGCTATGCTCCGAACGATTGGCAGGTTGGTCAGACCGGCAAAGTGGTTGCCCCCGATCTTTATGTCGCGGTCGGTATTTCCGGCGCGATCCAGCACCTTGCTGGTATGAAAGATTCGAAAATCATCGTGGCGATCAACAAAGACGAGGAAGCGCCGATCTTCCAAGTCGCCGATTACGGCCTTGTGGCGGATCTGTTTACCGCTGTGCCAGAGCTGATCGAAAAGCTCTGA